From a region of the Arachis ipaensis cultivar K30076 chromosome B09, Araip1.1, whole genome shotgun sequence genome:
- the LOC107619282 gene encoding probable serine/threonine-protein kinase At1g54610, with translation MGCVQGKTLEGAAHEPKGLDRLKLENGYVSNSDFVAHRRSTGQKYEPMQDANGRHHHHQKREQPQPRNLARVNELASVPGGNNGESGKGKGGVTRERKKRELAKKKTFEDDYEMVDGWPKWLVDNVPPQVFGGLVPRSAESYKMIDKVGQGTYSNVYKALDRDTGEIVALKKVRFNTSEPESIKFMAREILIIQRLDHPNVLKLKGLATSRMQYSIYLVFDFMQTDLTRIISHSGERLTEPQVKCYMQQLLSGLQHCHERGILHRDIKGSNLLIDRNGMLKIADFGLANYYSPNHEHPLTSRVVTLWYRAPELLLGATDYGVGIDLWSAGCLLAEMFTGIPLMPGRTEVEQLHRIFRLCGTPSEEYWKKFKISASFRPPRSYRPSFLETFRDLPPSSLGLLCTLLALEPAFRGTASKALNNPFFFTSPLACDLSGLPVIHREDDEHDQAKEQIKYMNSKIRRSRTYLERRKSLAPKRQIEHTVSNKEDSRRNVEPETYIPSEEPGSATISSTSSSVNPGVAKEQFPLLASDKKVAPKYHHHGNVAEITRYLPPLPKSKPKATQNDDYNRFSFRSASTREFRNFKKEDYLLFEID, from the exons ATGGGGTGTGTTCAGGGCAAGACACTTGAAGGTGCTGCTCATGAACCCAAGGGACTAGACAGGCTCAAATTGGAAAATGGGTATGTGTCAAATTCTGATTTTGTTGCTCACAGAAGATCCACTGGTCAAAAGTATGAACCTATGCAGGATGCTAATGGtaggcatcatcatcatcagaagagAGAACAACCTCAACCCAGAAACCTTGCAAGAGTTAATGAGCTTGCTTCTGTTCCTGGCGGCAACAATGGTGAAAGTGGCAAGGGGAAAGGGGGTGTTActagagagaggaagaagagagaattgGCAAAGAAGAAGACTTTTGAGGATGACTATGAGATGGTTGATGGATGGCCCAAATGGCTAGTTGATAATGTTCCTCCTCAAGTCTTTGGTGGATTGGTCCCAAGGAGTGCTGAATCCTACAAAATGATTGATAAG GTAGGACAAGGAACATACAGCAATGTGTATAAAGCTCTAGATCGGGACACCGGAGAAATTGTTGCTCTAAAAAAGGTCCGCTTCAATACATCAGAGCCCGAAAGCATTAAATTTATGGCAAGAGAAATCTTGATAATACAAAGATTGGATCATCCCAATGTGCTAAAACTTAAAGGATTAGCCACTTCAAGAATGCAATACAGTATATATCTAGTTTTTGACTTCATGCAAACGGATTTGACAAGAATTATCTCTCATTCTGGAGAGAGGCTAACCGAGCCGCAG GTCAAGTGCTATATGCAGCAATTGCTTTCTGGTCTGCAGCATTGCCATGAGAGGGGAATTTTACATCGAGATATAAAGGGATCAAACCTTTTGATTGATAGAAATGGAATGCTTAAGATTGCAGATTTTGGGCTAGCCAACTATTATAGTCCAAACCATGAGCATCCTCTCACAAGCCGGGTCGTGACACTGTGGTATAGAGCCCCTGAGTTGCTGTTAGGTGCCACGGATTATGGAGTTGGTATTGATCTATGGAGTGCTGGATGCCTCCTTGCAGAAATGTTCACCGGAATTCCACTCATGCCTGGCCGAACAGAG GTTGAGCAACTTCATAGAATTTTCAGATTATGTGGCACACCATCAGAGGAGTACtggaaaaaatttaaaatatctgcATCATTTAGACCTCCAAGGTCGTATCGACCTAGCTTTCTAGAAACTTTCAGGGATCTCCCTCCATCTTCTTTGGGGCTTTTATGTACCCTCCTTGCTTTGGAACCGGCATTCCGTGGAACTGCATCTAAAGCTCTTAATAATCCG TTTTTCTTTACAAGCCCGTTGGCCTGTGATCTCTCTGGTTTGCCTGTAATCCACAGAGAAGATGATGAACATGATCAAGCCAAAGAACAGATCAA GTACATGAACTCTAAAATCAGGCGTTCTCGTACATACCTGGAGCGTCGCAAGAGTCTAGCTCCCAAGAGGCAGATAGAACATACTGTGTCTAACAAGGAG GATTCAAGAAGGAATGTGGAACCTGAAACTTACATTCCAAGCGAAGAACCGGGTAGCGCAACCATAAGCAGTACCTCATCTAGTGTAAACCCTGGTGTGGCTAAGGAGCAGTTTCCACTTTTGGCTTCAGATAAAAAGGTGGCTCCAAAATACCATCACCATGGCAATGTTGCTGAAATTACAAGGTACCTTCCTCCATTACCCAAGTCAAAACCAAAAGCAACCCAGAATGATGACTACAACAGATTCAGTTTCAGGAGTGCTTCTACCAGAGAATTTAGAAACTTTAAGAAGGAGGACTATTTACTCTTCGAAATTGATTAG